One segment of Mycolicibacterium sp. YH-1 DNA contains the following:
- a CDS encoding RNA polymerase sigma factor, whose amino-acid sequence MEAAKIVATLTRAVGDVGLAEDLAQEALVDALAQWPTSGVPRNAGAWLTTVAKRKAVDQWRRQDRLDTRYAALARDLQTQSQTELAWDPDHIDDDVLRLIFISAHPALSRENQIALTLRVVGGLTTEEIAQAFLVPKATIAQRIVRAKKTLRDAGAPFEVPDPSEYPTRLSAVLSVIYLIYNEGYSASFGQRWIRDELCTEALRLGRALAALVPERAEAQGLVALMEFQSSRFAARTDADGRPILLEDQDRTRWDRAQINRGVAALERAATALQRNGTGWGPYALQAALAECHAVAPSAADTDWARIVTLYDGLLQIAPSPVVELNRAVAVAMDSGPETALAIVDNITGLDDSYLLPSVRGELLARMGRRDEAAVQFDAAAALTDNEAERDILADKANRARA is encoded by the coding sequence ATGGAGGCGGCCAAGATCGTCGCAACACTGACCCGCGCCGTCGGCGATGTCGGCCTGGCCGAGGACCTGGCTCAGGAAGCGCTCGTCGACGCGCTTGCGCAATGGCCCACCTCCGGCGTGCCGCGCAATGCGGGCGCCTGGCTGACCACCGTCGCCAAGCGCAAGGCCGTCGACCAGTGGCGCAGGCAGGATCGCCTGGATACCAGGTACGCCGCGCTGGCCCGCGACCTGCAGACCCAGAGCCAGACGGAACTGGCATGGGATCCCGACCACATCGACGATGACGTGCTGCGGCTGATCTTCATCTCGGCGCACCCGGCGCTGTCGCGCGAGAATCAGATCGCGCTGACGCTGCGCGTCGTCGGCGGCCTGACCACCGAGGAGATCGCGCAGGCGTTCCTGGTGCCGAAGGCGACCATCGCCCAGCGCATCGTGCGGGCCAAGAAGACCCTGCGCGACGCGGGCGCCCCGTTCGAGGTGCCCGACCCGTCGGAGTACCCGACGCGACTGTCGGCGGTCCTGAGCGTCATCTACCTCATCTACAACGAGGGCTACTCGGCGTCCTTCGGGCAGCGCTGGATTCGCGACGAATTGTGCACCGAGGCACTGCGTCTGGGCCGTGCACTCGCCGCTCTGGTACCCGAGCGCGCCGAGGCGCAGGGACTGGTCGCGCTGATGGAGTTCCAGTCCTCACGGTTCGCCGCCCGCACCGATGCCGACGGCAGGCCGATCCTGCTCGAGGATCAGGACCGCACCAGGTGGGACCGCGCGCAGATCAACCGCGGCGTGGCGGCACTCGAGCGGGCCGCTACGGCGTTGCAGCGCAACGGCACCGGCTGGGGGCCTTACGCACTGCAGGCAGCATTGGCCGAGTGTCACGCCGTCGCACCGAGTGCCGCCGACACCGACTGGGCACGCATCGTCACGCTGTACGACGGCCTGCTGCAGATCGCGCCGTCCCCGGTGGTCGAACTGAACCGGGCGGTCGCCGTCGCGATGGACTCGGGTCCCGAGACCGCCCTGGCGATCGTCGACAACATCACCGGACTCGACGATAGCTACCTGCTGCCCAGCGTCCGGGGCGAACTACTGGCGCGTATGGGGCGACGCGATGAGGCCGCCGTCCAGTTCGACGCGGCAGCGGCACTCACCGACAACGAAGCGGAGCGAGACATCTTGGCGGACAAGGCGAATAGGGCGAGGGCATGA
- a CDS encoding HAD family hydrolase encodes MISAVLFDFSGTLFRLEEDDSWFAGIKVDEQVVDGHVQAELMRRLTAPTGRSVDMNDEQYRNWMNRDLAPHLHREAYLHVLRESGVADHQAETLYELLIDPASWTAYPDTATVLAGLHRKGIPIAVVSNIAFDVRPAFARLGVLDVVDEFVLSFEVGAVKPNSEIFQTALTALGVAAQDALMVGDSEEADGGARALGCRFALVDPLPTDQRPDGLIKALTSAGVAL; translated from the coding sequence ATGATCAGCGCGGTACTCTTCGACTTCTCTGGAACGCTCTTCCGGCTAGAGGAGGACGACAGCTGGTTCGCCGGCATCAAGGTCGATGAGCAGGTCGTCGACGGTCATGTGCAGGCCGAGTTGATGCGGCGACTGACCGCACCCACCGGACGCTCCGTCGACATGAACGATGAGCAGTACCGCAACTGGATGAACCGGGATCTGGCACCGCATCTGCACCGCGAGGCCTACCTGCACGTGCTTCGCGAGTCCGGGGTGGCCGATCACCAGGCCGAGACGCTCTACGAACTTCTCATCGACCCGGCCAGCTGGACGGCCTACCCCGACACCGCCACGGTGCTCGCCGGCTTGCACCGCAAGGGCATCCCGATCGCGGTGGTGTCCAACATCGCCTTCGATGTGCGGCCAGCGTTCGCGCGACTCGGCGTGCTCGATGTCGTCGACGAGTTCGTGCTGTCATTCGAAGTGGGCGCAGTGAAGCCGAATTCGGAGATCTTCCAGACGGCACTCACGGCGCTGGGGGTGGCCGCGCAGGACGCACTGATGGTCGGTGACAGCGAGGAGGCCGACGGTGGCGCCCGCGCGCTCGGCTGCCGGTTCGCACTCGTCGACCCACTGCCCACCGATCAGCGACCCGACGGCCTCATCAAGGCCCTGACCTCGGCGGGCGTCGCACTCTAG
- a CDS encoding SDR family oxidoreductase encodes MSKNPLRRLSESLLLTSMRPSITEQLLGPRRDIDLAGKRILVTGASSGIGEAGARKLAQEGATVILVARRQELLDAVVDDITAAGGQASAYACDLSDLDAVDDLVAGVEKRYGGIDVLVNNAGRSIRRPLAESLERWHDVERTMTLNYYSPLRLIRGFCPGMRERGDGHVVNVSTWGVLSESSPLFAVYNASKAALTAVSRVIETEWAADGVHATTLFYPLVKTPMIAPTRAYDGLPGLSAEEAADWMVTAARHQPLRIAPRMALTAGIVNSFAPAAVDAVMKRQRVQPGG; translated from the coding sequence GTGAGCAAGAACCCGCTGCGCCGCCTCTCCGAGAGCCTGCTGCTGACCAGCATGCGCCCTTCGATCACCGAACAGCTGCTCGGGCCGAGGCGCGATATCGACCTGGCGGGCAAACGCATCCTGGTCACTGGCGCCTCATCGGGCATCGGCGAGGCGGGCGCGCGCAAGCTGGCGCAGGAGGGTGCCACGGTGATCCTGGTGGCCCGCCGGCAGGAACTTCTCGACGCCGTTGTCGATGACATCACCGCCGCGGGCGGGCAAGCGTCGGCGTATGCGTGCGATCTGTCCGACCTCGACGCCGTCGATGACCTGGTGGCAGGAGTCGAGAAACGCTACGGCGGTATCGACGTGCTGGTGAACAACGCCGGCCGCTCAATCCGCCGCCCGCTGGCCGAGTCGCTGGAACGCTGGCATGACGTCGAACGCACGATGACGCTGAACTACTACAGCCCGCTGCGCCTGATCCGGGGGTTCTGCCCCGGTATGCGGGAACGCGGCGACGGCCACGTCGTCAACGTCTCCACGTGGGGCGTGCTGAGCGAGTCCTCTCCCCTTTTCGCGGTGTACAACGCGTCGAAGGCCGCTCTGACCGCCGTGAGCCGGGTCATCGAGACCGAGTGGGCCGCCGACGGCGTGCACGCCACCACGCTGTTCTATCCGCTCGTGAAGACGCCGATGATCGCGCCGACGCGTGCCTATGACGGGCTTCCCGGGCTGAGCGCGGAGGAGGCCGCCGACTGGATGGTGACCGCGGCGCGACACCAGCCGTTGCGGATCGCACCGCGGATGGCGCTCACGGCGGGCATCGTCAACAGCTTCGCGCCCGCCGCCGTCGACGCGGTGATGAAGCGCCAGCGCGTCCAGCCCGGTGGGTGA
- a CDS encoding TetR/AcrR family transcriptional regulator produces MASARERLVIGAIGLLRSRGVEATGVADIVAASGAARRSLYSHFPNGKMQLMVEATGRAGGEIDGAIRTFAKADDPVAGLRAFIASWKVMMQSEDFSSGCPVAMAALGSFETPELAREAASVFASWQDALAEQLSQAGLIPTVAASFASFAVSAIEGAVVQCLAYRSTQPLDAVDEHLSSALRARLDSQEGSE; encoded by the coding sequence GTGGCCAGCGCTCGGGAGCGCCTCGTCATAGGCGCAATCGGCCTGCTGCGCAGCCGGGGTGTGGAGGCGACGGGTGTCGCCGACATAGTGGCTGCCAGTGGAGCTGCCCGGCGGTCGCTCTACTCGCACTTCCCGAACGGGAAGATGCAATTGATGGTTGAGGCCACGGGTCGCGCCGGTGGGGAGATCGACGGCGCCATCCGAACGTTCGCCAAGGCCGACGATCCGGTCGCAGGCCTCCGGGCGTTCATCGCCTCATGGAAGGTGATGATGCAGTCGGAGGACTTCAGCAGTGGATGTCCGGTCGCGATGGCAGCTCTCGGTTCCTTCGAAACACCCGAACTCGCGCGCGAGGCGGCGTCGGTGTTCGCGAGTTGGCAGGACGCGCTGGCGGAGCAACTCTCCCAGGCTGGCCTGATCCCGACGGTGGCCGCCTCCTTTGCGAGTTTCGCCGTGTCGGCGATTGAAGGAGCAGTCGTGCAGTGCCTTGCCTACCGCTCCACGCAACCACTCGACGCCGTCGACGAACATCTGTCCTCGGCGCTCCGGGCCCGCTTGGATTCGCAGGAGGGTTCGGAGTAG
- a CDS encoding FadR/GntR family transcriptional regulator, which yields MALSTARRAGLVDQVIEQIRQTVAAGEWPLGGRIPNEAVLVESLGVGRNTVREAVRALAHAGILEVRQGDGTYVRATSEVSGALRRLCGAELRDVLQVRRGLEVEGARLAAANRTDADIAQLRTLLDYRDECVRDGRTDEFARADVEFHLAVVASSHNPMLTELYRGLIEVITASIASTQETPVHIVDHGVLLDHIVVGDVDLAARTAGQLLDGILAGLCGA from the coding sequence GTGGCTTTGAGCACTGCGCGCCGGGCGGGCCTGGTCGACCAGGTCATCGAGCAGATTCGGCAGACGGTCGCGGCCGGGGAGTGGCCGCTCGGCGGGCGCATCCCCAACGAGGCCGTGCTCGTCGAGAGCCTCGGGGTGGGCCGCAACACCGTGCGTGAGGCGGTCCGAGCCCTGGCGCACGCCGGCATCCTCGAGGTCCGGCAGGGTGACGGCACCTACGTCAGGGCCACGAGTGAGGTGTCGGGCGCGCTGCGCCGGCTCTGCGGCGCCGAACTGCGCGACGTCCTCCAGGTCCGTCGAGGCCTTGAGGTCGAGGGCGCCAGACTCGCCGCCGCCAACCGCACCGACGCCGACATCGCGCAACTGCGGACCCTGCTCGATTACCGCGACGAGTGTGTGCGCGACGGGCGCACCGACGAGTTCGCGCGCGCCGACGTGGAGTTCCACCTGGCCGTCGTCGCCAGCTCGCACAACCCGATGCTGACCGAGCTGTACCGCGGGCTGATCGAGGTCATCACGGCCAGCATCGCGAGCACTCAGGAGACGCCGGTGCACATCGTCGACCACGGCGTGCTGCTCGACCACATCGTGGTCGGCGACGTGGATCTGGCCGCCCGCACCGCGGGGCAGCTGCTCGACGGCATCCTCGCGGGACTCTGCGGCGCCTGA
- a CDS encoding 1,4-dihydroxy-2-naphthoyl-CoA synthase has translation MSDTAGTENPFDPSQWRPVAGFDLTDLTYHRHVADGVPQPTVRIAFDRPEVRNAFRPHTVDELYRVLDHARMSPDVGVVLLTGNGPSQKDGGWAFCSGGDQRIRGRTGYQYASGETAETVDPAQAGRLHILEVQRLIRFMPKPVICLVNGWAAGGGHSLHAVCDLTLASREHARFKQTDADVGSFDGGYGSAYLARQTGQKFAREIFFLGRPYTAEQMHAMGAVNEVVDHADLENVALQWAREINGKSPQAIRMLKFAFNLLDDGLVGQQIFAGEATRLAYMTDEAVEGRDAFLEKRDPDWSQSPRYF, from the coding sequence GTGAGCGACACCGCAGGCACCGAGAATCCGTTCGACCCGTCACAGTGGCGGCCCGTCGCAGGTTTCGACCTGACCGACCTGACCTACCACCGGCACGTCGCCGACGGCGTCCCGCAACCGACGGTCCGCATCGCGTTCGACCGACCCGAGGTGCGCAACGCGTTTCGGCCGCACACCGTCGACGAGCTCTACCGCGTCCTCGACCACGCGCGCATGTCACCGGATGTCGGCGTTGTCCTGCTCACCGGCAACGGCCCGTCGCAGAAGGACGGCGGCTGGGCGTTCTGCTCGGGCGGCGACCAACGCATCCGCGGCCGCACCGGCTACCAGTACGCGTCGGGCGAGACCGCCGAGACCGTGGATCCCGCCCAGGCCGGCCGGCTGCACATCCTCGAGGTGCAGCGCCTCATCCGGTTCATGCCCAAGCCTGTCATCTGCCTGGTCAACGGGTGGGCCGCCGGCGGCGGGCACAGCCTGCACGCGGTGTGCGACCTGACGCTGGCCAGCCGTGAGCATGCCCGGTTCAAGCAGACCGACGCCGACGTCGGCAGTTTCGACGGCGGCTACGGCAGCGCCTACCTGGCCCGGCAGACCGGTCAGAAGTTCGCCAGGGAGATCTTCTTCCTGGGCCGCCCCTACACCGCCGAGCAGATGCACGCGATGGGCGCGGTCAACGAGGTGGTCGATCACGCCGACCTGGAAAACGTTGCGCTGCAATGGGCCCGCGAGATCAACGGCAAGTCGCCGCAGGCGATCCGGATGCTGAAGTTCGCGTTCAACCTTCTCGACGACGGCCTGGTGGGCCAACAGATCTTCGCCGGGGAGGCGACCCGGTTGGCCTATATGACCGATGAGGCCGTCGAGGGCCGGGATGCGTTCCTGGAGAAGCGCGACCCCGACTGGTCACAGTCACCCCGCTACTTCTAG
- a CDS encoding MFS transporter — MTLQLDGAAEIESSRVPTIAGGALLAVAVILTALNLRPAVTSVAPLLDEMRADLGVSATWAGLLTTLPALCFAAAGLAAPWLSSRIGLGRTISAALVALSTGLALRAADGPHLMIGATLIACAGIALVNVLIPVVIKGSFPARVGLMTGIYTAALQGGGALGSAVTPGLEEPVGGWRTALALWAVVAVIALVAWIPASRRHRGAWVLNTQPSGQRRSLLRSRLAWTVTLFFGCQSFMAYIVMGWLPQVFIDTGIDKLQAGILVGLTSLIGVPVALVLTPLAARSSSQSGWIVGLGTMGIAGVVGLMIAPGAQPILWSILVGVGMSVFSMALAVIALRSRNAEDTAQLSGMAQGFGYLIAAIGPFLFGLLHDVTHGWTVPWVMFLSVYAVQICAGALAGRNRYV, encoded by the coding sequence CTGACCCTCCAACTCGACGGCGCCGCGGAGATCGAGAGCAGCCGGGTCCCCACCATCGCCGGCGGTGCGCTGCTGGCCGTCGCCGTCATCCTCACCGCACTGAATCTGCGGCCCGCCGTCACGAGCGTCGCACCCCTGCTCGACGAGATGCGCGCGGATTTGGGCGTCTCAGCGACGTGGGCGGGCCTGCTCACCACTCTGCCCGCGCTGTGCTTCGCCGCCGCCGGTCTCGCCGCCCCCTGGCTGTCGTCGCGGATCGGCCTTGGCCGCACCATCTCGGCGGCGCTGGTGGCACTCTCCACGGGCCTGGCATTGCGTGCCGCCGACGGCCCGCATCTCATGATCGGCGCGACGCTCATCGCATGCGCGGGCATAGCGCTGGTCAACGTGCTGATCCCCGTCGTCATCAAGGGATCCTTTCCCGCCCGGGTCGGGCTGATGACGGGCATCTACACCGCCGCCCTGCAGGGTGGTGGCGCGCTCGGGTCCGCGGTGACACCGGGCCTGGAGGAACCGGTCGGCGGTTGGCGCACAGCCCTGGCGCTCTGGGCCGTCGTCGCAGTGATCGCCCTGGTGGCCTGGATACCGGCCTCGCGACGCCACCGCGGCGCGTGGGTCCTCAACACCCAGCCGTCCGGTCAGCGCCGCTCGCTGCTGCGCAGCCGGCTGGCCTGGACCGTGACCCTGTTCTTCGGCTGCCAGTCCTTCATGGCCTACATCGTGATGGGTTGGCTGCCACAGGTTTTCATCGACACCGGGATCGACAAGTTGCAGGCGGGAATCCTGGTCGGGCTGACATCGCTGATCGGCGTGCCGGTCGCGTTGGTGCTCACGCCACTGGCCGCGCGCAGCTCCAGCCAGAGCGGATGGATCGTCGGACTCGGCACCATGGGCATCGCCGGCGTCGTCGGCCTGATGATCGCACCGGGGGCCCAGCCGATCCTGTGGAGCATCCTGGTCGGCGTCGGTATGAGCGTCTTCTCGATGGCACTGGCGGTGATCGCGCTGCGCTCGCGAAATGCCGAGGACACCGCGCAACTGTCCGGAATGGCACAGGGATTCGGCTACCTGATCGCGGCCATCGGCCCCTTCCTGTTCGGCCTGCTTCATGACGTCACGCACGGGTGGACGGTGCCCTGGGTGATGTTCCTGTCGGTCTACGCCGTGCAGATCTGCGCAGGTGCCCTCGCCGGGCGCAACCGGTACGTCTGA
- a CDS encoding ATP-binding cassette domain-containing protein, with product MPDLAIQLDAVTKRFGDHQALRGITFSAPAGSVLGVLGPNGAGKTTTINILSTLTQPSGGTATVAGFDVVKQAKRVRATIGLTGQYAAVDELLTGRENLVLFARLRGMGRRRARERADEMLATFSLSDAGDKRVTTYSGGMRRRVDIACGLVVPPAVVFLDEPTTGLDPRSRREVWDLVGSLSEQGITTLLTTQYLEEADALSDGIVVIDRGQVIADGTPEELKNKVGGTFCQVTPTNLADVPRIATALAGFDGLETDEDGGTVSVPAPDGVATLTDVLRRVNDIGVELNDVSLRKPSLDQVFFTLTGAPVQDAGA from the coding sequence GTGCCTGACCTAGCGATCCAACTCGACGCCGTCACCAAGCGGTTCGGCGACCATCAGGCTCTGCGCGGCATCACGTTCTCCGCGCCGGCGGGTTCGGTCCTCGGCGTGCTTGGCCCCAATGGCGCGGGCAAGACCACCACCATCAACATCCTCTCGACGTTGACCCAGCCGTCAGGCGGTACGGCCACGGTTGCCGGGTTCGACGTCGTGAAGCAGGCCAAGAGGGTCCGTGCCACTATCGGCCTCACCGGTCAGTACGCCGCTGTGGACGAGTTGCTCACCGGCCGCGAGAACCTCGTCCTGTTCGCACGGCTGCGCGGTATGGGCCGCCGACGGGCCCGCGAACGCGCCGACGAGATGCTGGCGACGTTCAGCCTGTCCGACGCCGGCGATAAGCGCGTGACGACCTACTCCGGCGGTATGCGACGCCGCGTCGACATCGCCTGCGGGTTGGTTGTGCCGCCTGCGGTGGTGTTCCTCGACGAGCCGACCACCGGCCTGGATCCCCGCAGCCGCCGCGAGGTCTGGGACCTGGTGGGCTCGCTGTCCGAACAGGGCATCACCACGCTGCTGACGACGCAGTACCTCGAGGAGGCCGATGCGCTGTCCGACGGCATCGTCGTCATCGACCGCGGCCAGGTCATCGCCGACGGCACCCCCGAGGAACTCAAGAACAAGGTCGGTGGCACCTTCTGCCAGGTCACCCCGACCAACCTCGCCGACGTGCCGCGCATCGCCACCGCGCTGGCCGGCTTCGACGGACTGGAGACCGACGAGGACGGCGGAACCGTGTCGGTGCCCGCTCCTGACGGTGTCGCGACGCTGACCGATGTGCTGCGGCGGGTCAACGACATTGGCGTCGAACTCAACGACGTGTCGCTGCGCAAGCCGTCGCTGGATCAGGTGTTCTTCACGTTGACCGGGGCGCCCGTCCAGGACGCAGGAGCGTGA
- a CDS encoding MMPL family transporter, whose translation MPSDRRLASALGRWCTDRAAWVIGFWVLAAALLNVFVPQLEVTVAKNSAPFISNDLPAVQTLRDMADDFGTEPSTALGSVVIETDGGIGPAEQQYYEKIVDRLTNDRRDVAYVLDTYGNPAIRDIGLSPDGKAIQLTVAAVGDVGSARAHASTEQIRSTIDSIPKPAGVQTYFTGAAPVLADLFTAIDSSLLIITAVSVLLITVLLLLAFRSFAAAAVPLLTIGICLAVARPVVSLLGAAHVIPVSNFSIAIATAMVLGGATDYAIFTVMGFFEVRRKSLPWQEAISYSSTRVTRIVVASALTVAVASGAMAFCKVGIFRTAGIPTAISIVVACLVALTLPSALLRYFAPRGWVEPRPLNERRWRHVGAVVVRRAIPLSVAAAAVLLAASSVLMTMVMGFDEDRMQLRATDSTIGHDSVYRHWGVNEALPEYLFIRADHDMRNTNDLAALEAIAIGVSNLPEVAYVRSITRPDGAPLPEASTGYQTGRVADGLGDANRQLQQASPQLIELAEGVDRLNAGAAQAAQQLPALSAGTDRVVNIARSVVDGLDVAQQVIDSATGNTASLEQATAKLTDVVTALSSVASAVGSTNDQQAAAISELNAVFGPLLAADASPACTADPSCLQARRAFTDLNAATAGAAGVALRHTATLTGFPREVVNRAQAALPQVERGLTGLQRLLAQVNGQSPAELRTQLSRLTDGVDELTSGLVDLSDGLGQVKVGTDQAVALTSKLQSGLTTATDYLARMSAHTTNGPGSGFYLPPQGLDDPRFVDGARLLLSPDGRSARMLVVWSVNPYSDQALNAVGQISSAASLAARGTVLKEAAFSTAGLTTLSEQMRTQVIHDFGLFGAVAVIGVFLVLVMLLRSLVAPAFMVSTVVLSFGAAAGLSVLVWQHIVGIPLDWSVLPVAFMALVAVGADYSMLFADRIREEAERGGMVRGIIRGFGSTGSVITTAGLVFAITMFALMSGSVLTLVQIGSTVGLGLLLDLAVVRTIFIPAGMVILGDRMWWPARPNR comes from the coding sequence ATGCCGAGCGACCGACGATTAGCGTCAGCACTTGGGCGATGGTGTACGGACCGCGCGGCCTGGGTCATCGGGTTCTGGGTCCTGGCCGCCGCGCTGCTCAACGTCTTCGTGCCCCAGCTTGAGGTGACTGTCGCCAAGAACTCCGCGCCGTTCATCTCCAACGATCTGCCCGCGGTGCAGACGCTGCGCGACATGGCTGACGACTTCGGCACAGAGCCGTCGACGGCGCTGGGCAGCGTGGTCATCGAGACCGACGGCGGGATCGGTCCGGCCGAGCAGCAGTACTACGAGAAGATCGTGGACCGGCTGACCAACGACCGTCGCGACGTCGCCTACGTTCTGGACACCTACGGCAACCCGGCCATCCGCGACATTGGCCTGAGCCCCGACGGCAAGGCCATTCAGCTGACGGTCGCAGCGGTAGGCGACGTCGGCTCGGCGCGTGCACACGCGAGCACCGAACAGATTCGGTCGACCATCGACTCGATACCCAAACCCGCTGGGGTACAGACGTACTTCACGGGTGCGGCACCAGTCCTGGCGGACCTGTTCACTGCGATCGACTCGTCGTTGTTGATCATCACGGCGGTCTCGGTGTTGTTGATCACCGTGCTGCTGCTGTTGGCCTTCCGGTCGTTCGCGGCGGCGGCGGTTCCGCTCCTGACGATCGGAATCTGTCTGGCCGTCGCGCGCCCCGTCGTCTCACTGCTGGGCGCCGCGCATGTGATCCCGGTGTCAAACTTCTCGATCGCCATTGCGACGGCGATGGTTCTCGGTGGTGCGACCGACTACGCGATCTTCACCGTCATGGGCTTCTTCGAGGTGCGGCGCAAATCGCTGCCCTGGCAGGAGGCGATCTCGTACTCGTCCACGCGCGTGACCCGGATTGTGGTGGCCTCGGCCCTCACCGTCGCCGTCGCCAGCGGCGCGATGGCGTTCTGCAAGGTGGGAATCTTCCGCACCGCGGGTATTCCGACCGCAATCTCGATCGTCGTCGCGTGTCTGGTTGCGCTGACTCTGCCGTCGGCGCTGCTGCGGTACTTCGCCCCGCGGGGCTGGGTGGAGCCACGGCCGCTCAACGAACGCCGCTGGCGCCACGTGGGCGCGGTGGTCGTCCGCCGCGCGATCCCGCTTTCGGTGGCCGCAGCGGCGGTGCTGCTGGCGGCGTCATCGGTGCTGATGACGATGGTGATGGGCTTCGATGAAGACCGAATGCAATTGCGCGCCACCGACTCGACGATCGGGCACGACTCGGTGTATCGCCATTGGGGCGTCAACGAGGCGCTGCCGGAGTATCTGTTCATCCGCGCCGATCACGACATGCGCAACACAAATGACCTCGCCGCCCTCGAAGCAATTGCGATCGGAGTGTCCAACCTCCCCGAAGTCGCCTACGTCCGGTCGATCACCAGGCCCGACGGTGCGCCGCTGCCAGAGGCGAGCACCGGGTACCAGACCGGTCGGGTAGCAGACGGGCTCGGCGATGCGAACCGCCAGTTACAGCAGGCGTCGCCACAGTTGATCGAACTCGCGGAGGGAGTCGACCGGCTGAATGCCGGCGCAGCGCAGGCAGCGCAGCAACTGCCCGCCCTGTCCGCGGGTACCGACCGCGTCGTCAACATCGCCAGATCAGTCGTCGACGGTCTCGACGTCGCACAGCAGGTGATCGACAGCGCCACCGGGAACACCGCGAGTCTCGAGCAGGCAACCGCCAAACTCACCGACGTTGTCACGGCCCTGTCGTCGGTGGCATCCGCCGTCGGCTCGACCAATGACCAACAGGCTGCGGCAATTTCGGAACTCAACGCGGTGTTCGGGCCGTTGCTAGCCGCCGATGCCTCTCCTGCCTGTACTGCTGACCCCAGCTGCCTGCAGGCGCGGCGCGCCTTCACGGACCTCAATGCGGCGACCGCGGGTGCGGCGGGCGTCGCGCTGCGACACACCGCGACGCTGACTGGCTTCCCCCGGGAGGTCGTGAACCGTGCGCAGGCGGCGCTGCCGCAGGTCGAGCGGGGGCTGACGGGACTGCAGCGGCTGCTCGCACAGGTCAACGGTCAGTCTCCGGCTGAGCTGAGGACCCAGTTGTCGCGGCTCACCGACGGCGTGGACGAACTCACCTCGGGTCTGGTCGATCTCAGCGACGGGCTCGGGCAGGTGAAGGTGGGGACTGACCAGGCAGTGGCGCTGACCTCGAAACTCCAGTCCGGTTTGACCACCGCGACGGACTATCTCGCTCGGATGAGCGCACATACGACGAATGGGCCCGGGAGCGGATTCTACCTTCCGCCACAGGGATTGGATGATCCACGGTTCGTCGACGGCGCACGTCTTCTGCTCTCGCCCGACGGTCGATCCGCGCGAATGCTGGTGGTGTGGAGTGTCAACCCGTACTCCGACCAGGCGCTTAACGCCGTCGGACAGATCTCCTCGGCCGCGTCATTGGCGGCTCGGGGAACGGTACTGAAGGAGGCAGCGTTCTCGACGGCGGGTTTGACCACGCTGTCCGAACAGATGCGCACTCAGGTGATCCACGACTTCGGACTGTTCGGCGCCGTGGCTGTGATCGGTGTCTTCCTGGTCTTGGTCATGCTGTTGCGCTCTCTCGTCGCGCCCGCGTTCATGGTGAGCACCGTGGTGTTGTCGTTTGGTGCCGCTGCGGGACTGAGCGTCCTGGTCTGGCAGCACATCGTCGGCATACCCCTGGATTGGTCGGTGTTGCCGGTCGCGTTCATGGCACTGGTCGCAGTCGGCGCCGACTACAGCATGCTGTTCGCCGATCGCATCCGGGAGGAGGCCGAGCGCGGCGGCATGGTCCGGGGCATCATTCGCGGTTTCGGGTCCACGGGCAGCGTCATCACCACTGCTGGACTGGTTTTCGCGATCACCATGTTCGCCCTGATGAGCGGTAGCGTCCTCACCCTTGTGCAGATCGGGTCGACCGTCGGGCTTGGTCTGCTCCTTGACCTCGCCGTCGTACGCACGATCTTCATCCCCGCCGGAATGGTGATCCTGGGAGACCGGATGTGGTGGCCCGCCCGCCCCAATCGCTAG